In Oryzias melastigma strain HK-1 linkage group LG10, ASM292280v2, whole genome shotgun sequence, the genomic window ACCCCCTTTGGTGTGTTTGGTCCAATCCCGGTCCGGTTCTACGCGCTGCTGGGGTTCCTGTGAGTGTCCCACCGGGGAAACAACGAAAAGCCAAAAAAGCGCGCATCCAATCCCCACGAGCAGACCCCGCGTAGACAGAGAGCCCCTCCTCCGACTGCAGCTGGACACTTTTGGAAAAGGGAAGAACCGCCAGGAGCGAGGCTTCCCCATCTGAACTTATGCCATGATCCCCGCGGAGCTCAGACGGGGAGGAGCGCAGCCTCAGCCTCGGTCTAGAGGAGAGACTCTGGAGATGGACCAACTGCGACACCACGCTCCTTCCTAGAAACAAACTTCCCCACTCGGAGAGGAAGCGGGAAGTTCAAGCAAAGATGACTGCATGAATACACCAAGTTATGAAGACCTTAAATGTGAAaccttcacatttttattttaactattcTTATTTTACATTCACACGCATGGATTGTACTGAAAATTCACAGACACTGACTGCTCTCcgcctttttatttatttatctattttttgttttttactttttttgtcgcTTCTCATAATTGTCAGAGTCAACACAGAGGGTCTGGGGGAGACTAACCGAAACATCTGTAGGGCGGAGGAGCTCAGACCTGCTCTGCCTCCTTGTGTCAGATAAATGGACTGTTAgaccaaattaaaaaatcaatttttgaatgtatctctctttttttctcctttgttttcCGCTGCAGCCTCGTTTCCGGTTTGGTAATTGGATAATTGGCAGCACCTGTGAGCCTCGCGGCATTGACGCTCCCGCCcgtcagcacttttaaaattGTGGCCCGGTGTTGTCGCTGAAAGTACCACCAGAGCTTTTAACGATGCCCCTCGTAGAACGCGCCTCTCTGCTCTTAACGGCCGCCGTCGCGCTGATGGTGAGCTGCGGCAGCGCTGAAGGTAAGATGAGCGCGGGTCCAATGAATGCGCGTGGGATTTTTGAGGCCAACTTTCTGGTTGTTATTCTGTTGGAACTCCCCGCAGACTCGATAGGAGAAGAGAGAGTCCTTGAGCCCTGTCCGAATGACGGCGTGAATGTCTTCAACCAGTCCTCCAACAGCTCCACCTTCCTGTACGGCCTGAGTGCCAACATCGCTGCGGTGCTGCTGTTTGGCAGCTGCACCGTTCCCATTAAGAGGATAGAGACCGGGGATGGTGAGCGCCACACTGACCTTCTGACGCAGACGTCCGCCTCCTCCATCACCACTGCGCTCTCTTCACAGGAATGTTCTTCTACTGGGTAAGCTGTGCTGCCATTTGGATCGTGTCCAAGGTAGGGGACTTGATGCTGAGTTCACCCCGATTCTACCCTCTGGCCATGCTGGGAGGAGCGATTTGGGCCACAGGTAGGGCTTCAGGCAGAGCAGGTATATTGGTGATCACAGCTTAATGAATGAGAAAACACTGAATTTAGCTTCTCTGGGACAAATCTACAATTCTGTCCTAGTATCAGTCActtaagtaacttttttttttcactttgaaattAAAACCTAACATGTGTATGCATTTCAAGATGTATGCTTGTGGTGTGTGAGTGTATAgatatagatggatggataatgcaTTATAAGCATTATATAGcttcattttaaatatgtgcTCAATTTacctttagaccaggggtgtcaaactcaatcgcacaaggggccaaaatcctaagCACACCTCGGGtggcgggccgaacaggataaaaatttatggaacactctgaaactaaatttttaaagcttaaaaactgtaagtattttacatgattatgaactagatttatagcactACCTGCAacaatgctaatgtgaatgctttaagctgaatttggccactgaaggtgctagtgctgattaatgaaaatgctgaagctgataggcagctaaaatattaactaaattccaaattagcctaaaaaactaaaacacaacacCTCGGTTGGCCAAAAcggctggcatgtagctgaaatattagctgaccttcaaaatagccttgcaaatgccaaaatagtccaaaaagctagcagaatggcaatatttaaaactgtaactttttaatttaactgaataataaaaaggcaggaatattattccagaataaatgaaatTCAATAACTTAAGtattttactccccataaaaTGTGGTGtcaaattacacaagttagaaatacggcaagataacattgggccattaatgaaatgaaatgaaatgatctgaCCCACCGGGTAGAATTACTGCCGGGTCGGATCCTgtcctcgactttgacacatgtggcttaAATTAATgcgtctttgttgttttttactaaaatgtcaGGCTTTCTgcctcctttttatttattttttttaaatctacagcTCTCCGTCCATATTATTTTAAGAGTTAAGCTCAGTACTTTTAGGCAGAAACCCAAGGGGTGAAGatgtttttagaataaaataatttgctCTCACATGAGAACTGATTCTGGGCTCCACAGGAAATATTGCAGTTGTAACTATCATCAAATCAATCGGCCTTGGTCTTGGGATTTTAATCTGGGGGTCCTTCAGCTTGCTGATGGGTTGGACGAGTTCAAGGTGAGTGGAGTTTCTCCTCTTCGTATAATTCAGTCTTTATGGTGTGAATTTTATAGCAATCCATGTTGCTCACATTCTTCCCAGGTTTGGCTGGTTTTGGATTGTTCCTCAGCAAGTGTCCCGGCCAATTCTGAATTACTGTGGGGCTGGTCTGTGTTTGCTCAGGTAAACTGTAGCCATGGTGACATGTCCTTTAATATTTGCCTTGTAAGTCTTCATCGTCTACATCCTCTTCCTCCAGTGGcctgattttcttctttgtgaagTCTGATGTGGCGTTGTGTTCCGAATCGGAATCTGTGCCGTTGCTGATTGACAGAGTAAGTTTACTCGTCTATAAATGTATAATTCAGttcattgtttaattttaatgacAATTTGCTGTTTCTCTACCAAGTGATTCTGTTTCATCATCCAGTACATAATTGCAATTCTTTGTTTAGAAAAGCACTTCTGGCAATTTTGGAAGGCGCGCCTCTCAGTTCTGGATAGATGCCCTCAGACCACAGAGTCGGAGATTCATGTGAGCTCAACTAATTGACATTCGTTTACACCCAAACATTTGTTGGTGAGGGGTGAGTCTGAAACCAGGAGTTTCACAGCAGGTCATTTTCAGAACactaaaaaagttcaaagtctTGCTGAAAACATCAGGCCTGAAGTGCAGACTGGAGCATGGCTGTCCTCACAGAGCAGCACTGAAAGCATGAATCCTAAAAGGTTGACATCATTGAGATGCTTAAGCAGATTAAAGTATGCATATCATAAACTGAAAGTTGAAAAGATGTAGACACTTTTCTTTCACACATCAGTTTATCAGCTTTgtggaaaatgttgaaatttgcaTACAAATTGAAAGAGTCTTCAGAGGGAGCTGCAAGGTTTGTTTCAACCCTTTTCCTTCTTCAGGGGCTGTGTACTGGCAGTTATGGTGGGTCTGCTGTACGGCTCCTGTTTTATCCCCATTCTCTACATAATGAGCCACTCGCCCTGCCCAGACAGCGTCTACTATGGAGCCAGCATCTTCGGTATGCTTTGAAACTGACCACACTCGATGAACTGTCAACAGATTGGAATTGCATCCTCAGCTGTCAGAGTAATCCAATGTTTGAGAAGAAATGGCGGCAGAGGAGTGCTCTGGTTATACATGGgctcttctgtgtttttgcagCTATGGATTATGTGTACGCACAGAACTGTGGGATCTTCCTCACCAGCACCGTCTACTTCGTCATCTACTGTGCTGTCAGGAGCAACAAGCCCAGAGTTTATTCCAGGGCCATCCTGCCAGGTAAACTGAGATATCTGgactctgttttcattttaaacacaacTACTTCAGACAGGATGATGTTCTCAAGGttaatgcttaatttttttttaactaaactaaTTTTGCTTGCAAGTTTGACatgatgaaatattttcaattcCTTTTCACCAGGGGCCTCTTCTATAAACCATAGTTTTGTCTCTAAATCTTAAATCTAGCAAACGGAATGTATATTCTTTTGAATTGcagcctttattttatttttttaaactctgcaTTATTTTACTATCTTAATGTGATGCTCAGTTTCTCACAGCTCCTGGTGTGGTGCCTGCAGCAAAATGACTGCCTTCACTGAGAGCACACTTGGCTAAAGCAAAAACTCGAATGGTCCTTTAAAGCAGGGATCCCCAAACTACTGTGCGCGGGTCAAATCCGACCCacttctatatatatatatatatatatatatatatatatatatatatatatatatatatatatatatatggcccGGCCCCTGAGCATCAGTCTCATGAAAGTGAAATTTTTGCATAATTCCAATGAATTCTGAAGCTGAGGAAAGCAGCTCTGCATCAATACACGACACCTTACAGTGGTTCTGAGGAGATcagcttttctcagcttcagaatttgtTGGAATTACATTAAAGCAGGGATCCCCAAACTACTGTGCGCGGGTCAAATCCGACCCACTTCTATATATGGCCCAGCCCCCTGAACATCAGAGACTCATGAACAATTGAAACCCGCATATAACATTTCATTCCACTCTTCTTGAGTCTGAtcctctacttttttttgtgaagattactgtgaatattttttgcttttattcaatTGTCgtttatttcattaatacaGCAGAGTATTGGGGCCAAAGTCCCCCCCgcctaaaaacaatttttgatccaatttatgaatttaaatctcataaatttacaacttttaatgtcGTACACCTACGAGATTggatataattaaaaaaaaacaaagttttgcttGTATCCTGGCCATATTACTATAGACATGCATTAAAaggattattttccttttttctgtcaacATCCTAGAAAGGGATATTAATAACTGGGTATGTgtagctttctggaaaactttcAATGTTCACATTTGGAAACTTCTCAGTTTTTACAACTCTTCTGTtggcctacaaactgaccctgACCCCCGATCAGAAGAAAACGGTAATGTGGTCCTCAAAAggaaaagtttggacacccctgctttaaagcaGGATGTCCAACTccagggccggcctcctgctggttttccagaaatccgcTGCTAATTACCTGGATCGTGTGTGTTcgatggcaggttggttggaaaagaTGTAGGACACGGCCCTCGAAGtctggatttgggcacccctgcttTAAGGTCTTAACACAGCAGAGGACAATAGATTAAGTCTGAATTATTGAATAAATTACCAGACATTGAAAGGCACAGGTTTAtgcctgatttaaaaaaaaaaaaaaaaaagcacctatTGGAGTTGGCTGCAATGTTTTGATCCTTGATGACCAAACTGTCGTGTTTCATTTAGCCTGAAGACCTCCGCCCttcatttaaagtgaaatttGACTTCTTCTAAAATAAGGTAGAACTGATCAGCTGAGGGCAAAATGGGGCTATTTCTGTTGAGCCAAGCAGGTGTCTGGGTAACAGTTCATCTAAATGTTGAAGTATTTTGAAGCAGTTTTTGCCCCAGAGCATTCTGCCCCTCAGATTCTGCTGTTTTGATGGGACATTTTTCTTCCTCCAGGGTTCATgtctggactgatgtggtcggTTGGCACATACTGCTGGTTCTTGGCCAACAACTATCTGAGTCCTGTCATCACATATCCAATTGTAACTGCAGTAAGTAGAACAGGGCCTGATGGCTTTAAGGATGCTAACATTTCATGAATGCATTAATTTTGTTGCAGTAAGAAGCGGGTGTCTAAAGCTACGTACATACCAGGCTTTTGACACGCGTTCAAGAGTGTGCTGCAGGTTCTGGAATACATTTAGTCCATGGCGTTTACACAGGATGGCCAGGGAGgggctttttcttttgctaccGTTTTCTAACTCTTGTCTTAGTCCATGGCGTTTACACAGGAAGGGGCCTTTTCTTTTGCTACCGTTTTCTAGCTCTTGTCTGCCACCCAcaattggaagaggcttggtgtgaaaaaCGGTGCAAATCGAAGTCCTTGATTGGTTAAAATTCAACCTGGTTAATCAATGTACATTAAAATGCTTcatgtctttttaaatgttcaccATATGGGGGCATTGTGATGTTGCTGTGTATTAAATGTCGCTTCCATTCAGTTCTCGAGTTTGCAGAAGGAGACTGTACTTAATTAATGAGCTGCTTGTCTCTGCAGGGCTATGGTCTGGTTGCAGCTCTGTGGGGATCTTTGGTGTTTAAAGAGATTAAGGTGAGTGTCAAACAGGAATGAACCTGATGTAATGACactaaagtgtttatttttttttttaataaaatgcagaTGAAATGAAAAGCATATTCTGAGGAATTGGCTCATATTTCATATTAAACCaatcatttgtttcttttgaaatcCTCAGGGAGTTGTGAACTGTTCCATCTTCTTCTTGGCATCATGCGTAGTGTTGGCTGGCTCCCTGCTCACCGCTTTGTCGAAGCTTTTATAAAATTATGTCGAATAAAGTGATTGTAAACAAATTATAACTTTcttcagaaaaggaaaaaaatgtttagaaaaactgtCCTGTTTTAAAGCAATGTCAAGCCCAAAGTGTCACACTTAACACCAGTCTGATGTCCTGTTTAGCATGTATTAGTTCCTGTTGAACCATGTGATCACGTGTGCAAAAGATACAGGGCTGCTAGATATTCAAGCAGCTTTTCTACTGAATTATTACGTGTTAAATGTCCTGTCTTGTGTGTCGCAACTGTTGTCTTTAATATTGTATTTGTAGGGGAAAAAAGAGATTAAATGTGTTTGACATTAAGTTTGGCTCTTTACTTTTTTGATTTAAACCCGACTGACATCCCTCTTAATGTTAAATAAGAGGTAACTGAGGTTTTCTGTAGAGTCCCACCTGTCTTATCCAATGAAGAGTTCAGGCTGACGGGGTGCTCCAAGTGCTGACttcaggaacttttttttttttgttctctctcCCTCGCCAAATGCACAATGAAACAGGAGTCAAATCTCCCCAAACAGAGCTCGTGGCTCACACCACCATGCACTTCCGTAAAATCAATCCAAAATGTATAGTGAACAAAACAATTCAGTTtaaggtgtcaaagtcaatctagaacctttaaaagttcaaaagtaACTTGGTAAAGAGGTTACTTTTTCAGAATTTTACACAAAGGCCTTTTCCAGGTGATGTGCATGAACAATTTAAGGCAGTTTCTGTACAATAGTGGTTGATCAGGTCTTGAATCAGTCCCACAGGTGCTCAAAGTTTCCTTGATTACTTGCAATCTTCtgcctgcaaaaaaaaaaaaagatctggaaCACACAGAGGCCATCCCTCATGAACTTTGGCTAAACAACATGCAGCTAAAAGAAGTGATGCATGCCAATAAAAGGCAAATGGCTGACAGACCATAACATGGGCCTTACTTAAATTACTGTTGgggagcatttctttattccatcAAAAACTGTAACATCAGACTCTAATGCACAGCTCATCTATAGGATAACTTTCAGTTAATTGCATGATGTCTCAGGAATACCAGTTTCATTGGCGCACGCTTGCATTCACTCCTAggtaaagtttaaaattaaccTCTGAAGCATGTTTTGGACTGAGGGAACtggagtccccggagaaaacccacacatgcactgGGTGAACATGCAAGCTCCACACAGAAATGTCCCAGCTGGAACTTGAGTCGGTATCTTCtaacttgttcttttttcctcacAGATGCAGCCTATATTTTGACTTTATTGCTCCTTTTGTCACTGCTGCCTTTGAGTACCCTTCGtagtttgcttttcttttgtatgAATTTCCCCTGGTCATGTatgttttttctgaagtttcttttttcttttctaaacgcaaaatctgtttctttcaACTTCAGTTGGTCTTTGGTCTGGGTCACGACCGGCTCGAATAAAAGTCATGACAAACAAGAGGGAGACTGGGAAAGAATTAACCAAAGGTTTAATTGAACATAAATCTAATCCAACTCAAGAAAAAAGCTAGATGGGCTGGGATGGCTGCAGCCCCGTCTGCCAGGTGGGAGAGAGAGACGCCATGACTCCCAGCAGCTTTTATGCCCTCTGTGGGATTGGCCAGATCCGCCCAGAGGGTGGAGACTCCAACTCAACCAGGACCTGCAAACAAATAggggaaaacacacaaaaacacacaggccTGGAAGAGGAGAAGGCTGGGGTCGTAACACCCCCCACCATAAAAGAAAGAACCCATAAGGTTCTTGAAAAAAACTAACACTCAGACCAAATTATAAAGAATATCAAtatcaaaggaaaaaagaaagactgcAAACCAGTCCAGTGTTCAACAACCCACCCACAAGGTCACCTATGCTAACTTCAACCACCTCAATCCTCAGCAACTTGGATCTATAGAAGCACTTTTAAGAGGAAACGAAGCAGAAAAAGTGGAGGGACACTAAAAcgcaaaggggaaaaaaaaaaaaaaatattaattaacaaAGGTTTGAGCGGGACAATGCATCTGCCACAACATTTGAGGAGCCCTTAATATAACGAATGTCTAACCAGTATGTTTAGAGTGCTAACGACCAACGAATAAGTCGCTGGTTAGGACACTGGAACGAGTTAAGAAATGTCAAAGGGTTGTGATCGGTATAAACCACCACTGGCTCAACTCCAGAACCCAAGTAGACATCAAAATGTTTCAATGCCCACAATAATGCAAGTGCCTCCTTCTCTATCGTTGAATAATTCAACTGATAGGAGTTAAATTTCcttgaaaagaaacaaactggt contains:
- the LOC112139730 gene encoding transmembrane protein 144; the encoded protein is MPLVERASLLLTAAVALMVSCGSAEDSIGEERVLEPCPNDGVNVFNQSSNSSTFLYGLSANIAAVLLFGSCTVPIKRIETGDGMFFYWVSCAAIWIVSKVGDLMLSSPRFYPLAMLGGAIWATGNIAVVTIIKSIGLGLGILIWGSFSLLMGWTSSRFGWFWIVPQQVSRPILNYCGAGLCLLSGLIFFFVKSDVALCSESESVPLLIDRKSTSGNFGRRASQFWIDALRPQSRRFMGCVLAVMVGLLYGSCFIPILYIMSHSPCPDSVYYGASIFAMDYVYAQNCGIFLTSTVYFVIYCAVRSNKPRVYSRAILPGFMSGLMWSVGTYCWFLANNYLSPVITYPIVTAGYGLVAALWGSLVFKEIKGVVNCSIFFLASCVVLAGSLLTALSKLL